The region TGCCGTGCTGTACCGCCAGCCCAACGGCACGCCCAGTCCCTGGCTCATCCAACGCGGCAATGCGCCGGTCGAGCATCACCATCCCGTGACCCAGCTGGAAGTCGGCAGCGCTGAATCCTGGGTCGAAGCCGTGGCCCAGGGCTTCGGCGTAGGCCAGCTTGCCACGTGGCTCGTCGGGGACCGCCTGGCCAAGGGCGAGTTGGTGGAAATCCTGCCGTCCCTGGCGGTCGATGGCCTGCCGCTGTACCTCCAATGGCAGCGCAGCCGGCAATTACTACCCAAGGTCGATGCGCTGCTTACTCACCTTGGAACCCATCTACGTATTTGATTCTGGAACTTCCAGATGATATCGATGGAAAATTGATCCGATATGGGACCATGAGTATCCAATAAGCTGCGGGGTTTGAAATCTCCCTCGCTGATCGTGTCATCCTCCCCCACTACGTCCCTACAGGCACCCCATCGCGCCGCCCAGACGGGTACCGCGTCCACATACATCCTGGCGATCGCGGCATTCGTCATCGTCACCACCGAGTTCCTGATGGTCGGCCTGTTGCCGGCACTCGCTCGCGACCTGTCGGTGTCGGTCGCAAGGGCCGGCCAGCTGGTCACGCTGTTCGCCGTCGTCGTGATGATCTTCGGGCCGCCGCTGACCGCAAGGCTTGCCCACGTCGAGCGCAAGCGCATGTTCATGGCGGTGCTCGTCCTCTTCGCGGTATCCAACGCCGTGGCCGCGCTGGCGCCAAACTTCTGGGTGCTGGGCATTGCCCGTATCCTGCCCGCGCTGGCTCTGCCCGTGTTCTGGGGCACGGCCAGTGAAACCGCCGCGCAACTGGCTGGCCCCGAACGCGCGGGCAAAGCCGTCGCCACGGTCTACCTGGGCATTTCCGCGGCCATGCTGCTGGGCATCCCGCTTGGAACCGTCGCGGGCGACGCCATCGGCTGGCGCGGCGCCTTCTGGGCGCTGGCGATCCTGTCCGCGCTGGTCGCCGTCCTCCTGCACTTCCTGATGCCGGCCATGGCCGCGGGCAAGCGGGTCGGCCTGGCCCAGCAGGCGCGCATCCTGCGTGATCCGGCGTTCGTCGCCAACGTGCTGTTGTCGGTGGCGGTCTTCACGGCCATGTTCACGGGCTATACCTATCTGGCCGAGCTGCTCGAAAAGGTCGCTCGGGTGCCTTCCGCGAATGTCGGCTGGTGGCTGATGGGATTCGGCGCCGTCGGGCTGATCGGGAACTGGCTGGGCGGCCTCTGGGTGGACCACAAGCCGGTGGCCGTCACCGCGCTGTTCAGCGGCGTGCTGGCGCTGGGCATGCTCGGCACCGTGCAACTGGCGGGGCAGCACGTCGGGTTGGCAATCGCGCTGGGCGTGTGGGGAATCGCGAATACCGCCCTCTATCCCATCTGCCAGATTCGCGTGATGAAGGCGGCGCCGCAGGCCCAGGCATTGGCCGGCACGATCAACGTGTCTGCCGCGAACGGCGGCATCGCGCTGGGCGCCATCCTGGGCGGCGCCAGCATGGCATGGTGGGATGTGGGTAGCGTGGCTATCGTCGGCGCCGCGGTTGCGGCAGCCGCCGCCGTGGCCGCGCTGTGCATCGGGCGTTGGCTGCGCACCCGCTGAGGCTGGCTTATTCCTCAGGCGCTCTGCTCAATCATGCCCGGGCGGCGCGCCTTCCTCGGCCACCACATCCCAACCGCCACCCAAGGCCTTGTACAGCGAGACCAGATTGGTCGATATCGTCGCCGTGCTATCGACCCACTGCTGTTCGTTGGTCAGCAAGGTCTTCTGCGCGGTCAACACATCCAGGTAATTCGAAATGCCGCGAACATAACGTTTGTTCGCCAGATCCAGCGCACGCCTGGATGCCTGCACGCTTGCCTCCAACCGGTCGCGACGCCGCTGTTCAGCGGCGAATCCCGTCATCGCGTCATCGACTTCCTTGAATGCCGACAATACCGTCTTGCGGTACGTGATCGCCGCCTCTTGCTGCTGCGCTTCCCGTAATGCCAGCGTCGCACGCAAGCGGCCCCCCTCGAAGATCGGAATCGAGATGCTGGGTCCAAGACTGAAGCTGCGCGCGTCCCAATCGCCCAGGTTCGAGAACTGAGTGGCCTGCATGGCGGCACTGCCGGACAGCGTGATCTTCGGGAAAAAGTCCGCTTTGGCGGCGCCGATATTTGCGGTCGCCGCGTGCAATTGGGCCTCCGCCTGGCGAATGTCGGGCCGGCGCCGCGCCAGTTCCGAGGGCAGCCCCACCGGCACGCGCGGGGGCACCGCGGGCACCACGGGGGGTTCCTTCAGCTGCGCCGCCAGTGCCTGCGGATACTCGCCAAGCAGGATGCCGATGGCATTGATCAACTGCGCTTCCTGTTGTTCGCCCTGCGGAATCTCGGCGGCATTCGACTCAGCCTGGCTTTGTGCATTGGCGACGTCCAGATCGGTGGCCAGCCCGTGCCTGGCGCGCTCGCTCGTCAGTTGCACGGTGCGCTGCGCGAATGCCAGGTTTTCCCGGGTGATGCGCAGCTTCGCCTGCGTTCCCCGCAGATTCAGATAATCGCGGGCAACTTCCGCCGCAGTCGATACGATGGCATCGTGCCGCGCTTCATTCTGGGCGTCGACGCTGGCCTTGGCGTTTTCCGTGCTGCGTCTTACCCGGCCCCACAGATCGAGCTCCCACGACGCATCGAAGCCATATTGGTACAGGCTGAACGGCGGCAACGCCGTCCCGGAGGATTGCGGCACACCGCCTTGCCTGCCCCCCAGCCCGTTGGTATCCGTGGCCGTCGACGTCCCGCTGCCACCGAGCAGGCCGATGACGCCATCCGCGCTTTCCAGCTGGCGGGTATAAGAGGCGTTGCCGTTGACAGTGGGATACTCGGCCGCCCTCGTCTGTCCCAGCTGTGCCCGTGACTCGGCCAGCCGTGCCAGGGCGATCTTGATATCGAGGTTGCTGTCCATGGCGCGCGCGACCAGCTCGGTCAGCAGCGGATCGCCGAAGCTGTTCCACCACCGGGTGTCGACAGGCTCGGGCACGGCCACCGCGTGCGCGGCCTCGGCGGCAGCGGCCGGTGACTTGGACCATTGCGACGGCGTCTGTAATTCAGGATGCTGGAAATCGGGCCCCATCGTGCAAGCCGACAGAAAGACGACGAGTGGAACCCACAGAAAATTAGTGCGCATTTACCTGTGCCCCCTTCGGCAGCTTCGGCAATAACAAACAAAGTGGACATAGCGCCAGCGCGATAACGCCCAGAATGATGAAGACGTCGAGGTAGCTCATGACCGACGCCTGTTGTGTCACCCGCTGAGCTATCGACCCAAGCGAACCGACAAAGCCGTTGTAAGGCGTGATGTGCTCGACCAGCCGCGCATGGTGAAACTGCTCTCGCCACGCCAGCTGAGTCGTCACCAGCGACACCCCGAAACTGCCCCCGACGTTGCGCATCATGTTGATGAGCGCCGAGGCATTGTTGTTCTCTTTCGGCGGGATGCCGATGAACTGCACGGTCGATAGCGGGATGAACAGGAATGGCAGCCAGATGACCTGGTAGAGCCGTGCCATGGAAACGTCACTGAAACCAACGTTCAAATTGAGTCCCGACGTATGGAGCAACGCTACGCCGGTGCCGGCAAGCGACATCATGACCAGCCACTTGGGCTGGAATACGCGCCCGGTCACGGCGCCCGCTATCGGCATGATCAACAGAAGGACGGCGCCGCCCAGACCCAGCGTCAACCCGGCGTTGGTGGCGTCGTAGTTCAACAGTTCCTGCGTGAACTGCGGCAGGATCTGGGTCGAACTATTGATGATGAAGCCGAACGCGAACATCACGCTGCAACTGACGGCGAAGGCGCGCGATTTGAATAGCCGCAGGTTCACGATGGGATGCGGCGTGGTCAGTTCGCGTATCACCAGGGACACCAGGGCGACGACGGCGATGGCCGCGAACGTGCAGATGAAATTGGATGAAAACCCATCCTCGCGCTCGAACTTGTCCAACACGATTTGCAGGCTGCCGAAGCCGGCCGCGACCAGGGCGAAGCCCAGATAATCGATGCGCAGGCCTTTGGCGAGCAAGGCGCGCCTTTCTTCCTTCACCAGCTTGCTGTCGCTGACGAACATACCCGTCAGCACCAGCGACAACACGCCGACCGGCAGATTGATCAGGAACACCCAGTGCCAGGAATAGTTTTCCGTTATCCATCCGCCCAGCATGGGCCCTATGGCCGGCGCCGCCACGACGGTAAATCCGTACAGCGCGAAAGCCATGGCGCGCTTTTCCGGCGGGAAGGTATCGGCAAAGATGCTTTGCTCGACCGGCGCCAGTCCGCCGCCGCCGAAGCCCTGCAACACGCGGAAAAAGATCATCATTTCCAACGATGTCGCGAATCCGCAAGCCACGGAGCTGACCGTGAACAGGATGACGCAGATCATGTAGAAGCGCTTGCGTCCGATCACGTTGGCAAGCCATCCGCTGATCGGCAGGATGATCGCATTGGCGACCAGATAACTGGTGGTGATGTACGTACTCTGGTCCAGGCTTGCGCCCAGGCCGCCGGCGATATGCCGCAGCGCCACGTTCGCGATGGTGGTGTCGAGCACCTCCATGAAAGTCGCGATCGATACGATGACCGCGATCAGCCAGGGGTTGTAGGGGCCGGCCGCCGATCTGGGCAACGCTGAGTAGGGATCCGACATGTCTACTGCACCGTGACGCGCGGGGTGACGGAAAGGCCCGGTGCCAGCGGCAGATGGCGCCAGTCGTCGCCGTCGAAGACGATTTTCACGGGCAGGCGCTGCACGACCTTGACGTAGTTACCGGTAGCGTTCTCGGCCGGCAAGCTGCTGAAAACGGACCCGGTGCCTCGCTGCAGGCTTTCTACATGCGCGTGCAGCTTTTCATCCGGATAGGCGTCGACGCTGACCTCGACCGCCTGTCCCACTTTCATGTGGGCCAGCTGCGTTTCCTTGAAATTGGCGGTGACCCACATTTCGTCGGGGACCACCGCCACCAACGCCAGACCGGGCGTGACGTAGTTGCCCAGATTGACCGTGCGACGGGTCACCTTGCCTGCCTGCGGCGCGCGTATTTCGGTGTAGCTCAGTTGCAGCTTTGCATTATCGACGTCGGCCTTGCTCTGCCGCACCGACGCCAGCGCGGCATCGATTTTCGTGCGCTGCGATGCGACCTGTGCTTCGGCCGCGCGCACTGCCTGCTTGGCGCTATCCAGCCTGGCTACCGCACTTTTGGTCGTCGCCTGGCTTTGTTCCAGTTGCTGCCGCGTGATGGCGGCCGGATCCGTTCCCGTGAACCGCACCAGATCCTGGCGCGCCTGCGTCAGGTCTGCCTGCGCCACCTGGACCTGTGCCGTCTGCTGCGCCAGATTGGCGATCTGGTACTGCAGATCGGCTTGCGCTTGGGCAACTTGCGCTTCCGCATTCGCTTGCTGCGCTTGCGCCTGTTCGAGCTTCACTTCGTAATCGCGCGGGTCCAGGCGCAGCAGCGGCTGGTCTTTCTCGACGTGCTGGTTGTCGGTGACCAACAGTGCGACCACGCGCCCATTCACCTGCGACGCGATCTGGCTTTGATCGCTGTCGATAAAGGCATCGTCCGTGCTTTCGTAATGTCCGCTGTGCAGCCAGTAGGTCGTGCCCGCCGCCACGCAGACCAGCAGCACCACCAGGCCAATGACGGCTCTCAGGCGCTTGCTGCGCGGGCTCGCGGGTTCGGCGGCGCGTTCGCCATCGGCTTGTTCCGCGCCGGCCGGCGTGCTGTTGTCGCTTTCACTTCCCGCCATGGGAATCTCCAAAATGACTTGTGGCGGGATTCTACAATAGAACGGAACGGTTTCGTTCTATTTAAGGAAAAGTGGGATAATTCGAAAAATTTCCTTATCCGCCCCTTTCTTTTGTCTGAAAAACACCCGTGACGCGCGCCTCCAAGCCTACCGATGCGACGACCGAGCCTTGCCTGCTCAAGGCGATGTTTTCGCGCAAGAAAGGCCGTCCGTCGAATGCGATGGCGGGTGACGTCGAAGAGCGGATACTCGATGCCGCCACGGCCATGTTCGCTGAGCGCGGCTTCGGCGGGGCATCGCTGGACGCCATCGCCGCGGCGGCGGGCGCCAGCAAGGCAACGCTCTACAGCCGCTATAGCGGCAAGGAAGCGCTGTTTTCAGCCGTGGTCAAACGGAATTGCGAACGCAGTTTGAGTATCGGGTACGAGCCGCCGCAATCGGCGTCGCTGGAGCAGCGCCTGATCTTGCTGACTGAAACGGTGGCAATGCGCTTGCTTAGCGACGAGGTGATCGGACTGATCAGAATGGTGATAGCCGACGCCCCGCGGTTTCCGTCCCTGGCGCAACTGACGAACGAAGCCGGCAAGTCGCGCACCGTGGACGCCGTGGCGAAGATGATCGCCGAACACTCGTCGCGCACGCGTGAGGGCGCCGCGCTCGCTTCAAGCAAACGGCAAGCGCGGATAGTCGCCACCCAGATTCTCGACGCGATCATCCCGCCGATGCTGATGAAAGCCTTGATGGGGGAAGACCTTGCCGAACTGCGTGGCAATCTGCGGTCGTACGTGAAGCAGACAATCGGCATTTTCGCCGCCGCGGGCGCATTGAACGCTTTCCAGTAGGCCGCGAGGCAAACGGGGCATTGTCCCGGCGATATCCCG is a window of Bordetella sp. N DNA encoding:
- a CDS encoding efflux transporter outer membrane subunit, which encodes MRTNFLWVPLVVFLSACTMGPDFQHPELQTPSQWSKSPAAAAEAAHAVAVPEPVDTRWWNSFGDPLLTELVARAMDSNLDIKIALARLAESRAQLGQTRAAEYPTVNGNASYTRQLESADGVIGLLGGSGTSTATDTNGLGGRQGGVPQSSGTALPPFSLYQYGFDASWELDLWGRVRRSTENAKASVDAQNEARHDAIVSTAAEVARDYLNLRGTQAKLRITRENLAFAQRTVQLTSERARHGLATDLDVANAQSQAESNAAEIPQGEQQEAQLINAIGILLGEYPQALAAQLKEPPVVPAVPPRVPVGLPSELARRRPDIRQAEAQLHAATANIGAAKADFFPKITLSGSAAMQATQFSNLGDWDARSFSLGPSISIPIFEGGRLRATLALREAQQQEAAITYRKTVLSAFKEVDDAMTGFAAEQRRRDRLEASVQASRRALDLANKRYVRGISNYLDVLTAQKTLLTNEQQWVDSTATISTNLVSLYKALGGGWDVVAEEGAPPGHD
- a CDS encoding HlyD family secretion protein — encoded protein: MAGSESDNSTPAGAEQADGERAAEPASPRSKRLRAVIGLVVLLVCVAAGTTYWLHSGHYESTDDAFIDSDQSQIASQVNGRVVALLVTDNQHVEKDQPLLRLDPRDYEVKLEQAQAQQANAEAQVAQAQADLQYQIANLAQQTAQVQVAQADLTQARQDLVRFTGTDPAAITRQQLEQSQATTKSAVARLDSAKQAVRAAEAQVASQRTKIDAALASVRQSKADVDNAKLQLSYTEIRAPQAGKVTRRTVNLGNYVTPGLALVAVVPDEMWVTANFKETQLAHMKVGQAVEVSVDAYPDEKLHAHVESLQRGTGSVFSSLPAENATGNYVKVVQRLPVKIVFDGDDWRHLPLAPGLSVTPRVTVQ
- a CDS encoding MFS transporter yields the protein MSSSPTTSLQAPHRAAQTGTASTYILAIAAFVIVTTEFLMVGLLPALARDLSVSVARAGQLVTLFAVVVMIFGPPLTARLAHVERKRMFMAVLVLFAVSNAVAALAPNFWVLGIARILPALALPVFWGTASETAAQLAGPERAGKAVATVYLGISAAMLLGIPLGTVAGDAIGWRGAFWALAILSALVAVLLHFLMPAMAAGKRVGLAQQARILRDPAFVANVLLSVAVFTAMFTGYTYLAELLEKVARVPSANVGWWLMGFGAVGLIGNWLGGLWVDHKPVAVTALFSGVLALGMLGTVQLAGQHVGLAIALGVWGIANTALYPICQIRVMKAAPQAQALAGTINVSAANGGIALGAILGGASMAWWDVGSVAIVGAAVAAAAAVAALCIGRWLRTR
- a CDS encoding DHA2 family efflux MFS transporter permease subunit, whose amino-acid sequence is MSDPYSALPRSAAGPYNPWLIAVIVSIATFMEVLDTTIANVALRHIAGGLGASLDQSTYITTSYLVANAIILPISGWLANVIGRKRFYMICVILFTVSSVACGFATSLEMMIFFRVLQGFGGGGLAPVEQSIFADTFPPEKRAMAFALYGFTVVAAPAIGPMLGGWITENYSWHWVFLINLPVGVLSLVLTGMFVSDSKLVKEERRALLAKGLRIDYLGFALVAAGFGSLQIVLDKFEREDGFSSNFICTFAAIAVVALVSLVIRELTTPHPIVNLRLFKSRAFAVSCSVMFAFGFIINSSTQILPQFTQELLNYDATNAGLTLGLGGAVLLLIMPIAGAVTGRVFQPKWLVMMSLAGTGVALLHTSGLNLNVGFSDVSMARLYQVIWLPFLFIPLSTVQFIGIPPKENNNASALINMMRNVGGSFGVSLVTTQLAWREQFHHARLVEHITPYNGFVGSLGSIAQRVTQQASVMSYLDVFIILGVIALALCPLCLLLPKLPKGAQVNAH
- a CDS encoding TetR/AcrR family transcriptional regulator, whose translation is MTRASKPTDATTEPCLLKAMFSRKKGRPSNAMAGDVEERILDAATAMFAERGFGGASLDAIAAAAGASKATLYSRYSGKEALFSAVVKRNCERSLSIGYEPPQSASLEQRLILLTETVAMRLLSDEVIGLIRMVIADAPRFPSLAQLTNEAGKSRTVDAVAKMIAEHSSRTREGAALASSKRQARIVATQILDAIIPPMLMKALMGEDLAELRGNLRSYVKQTIGIFAAAGALNAFQ